The genomic window GGGCGAGCACCCCGATGTAGGACTTGAGATAGAGCTTGTCGATCCCCACCGCGATGGCGGCCCCGGCCACCACCATCACCAGGCCGAAGACCGTGATCAGAAAAACGATCTTGGAGTCGCGGGAAGTCCGGGTGAAGGTGACGTTGCCTTCGCCGTGGTGAAAGACCGACGCCGAAAAGCCCCCGAAAGCCTGGGAGAGCAGGATCCCGGGGATAACCGCGACGGGATGGAAGCCGAGGGTGATCAGGAGCGGGGAGAGGGTGGTTCCGTACCCCATCCCCATCGAGGAATCCAAGAGCTCGGCCAGAAAGGCCAGAACCGCGATGCCGATGAACTCCATGGCCGGCTCAGTCGAGATAGCCCAGCCGGCGGAGCTTGGTCTTGACCGCTTCCAGCTCGTTGGGGCTGTAGGGCCGTCCCGAAATCTCCGGGACCGCGGGAGCCGAGGCGATGTCGCGCAGCACGTAGACCACGAAATCCGTGACCGAATCGAACCCGGAGCCCGCGATCAGCGACTTGAGGTGGTTGTAGAGCGGCCGGGGTATCTTGATCGTCGCCTTGGGTTCCCGTTCCATGATCTCGCTTCCCTGCCCGGCCCGACCCGGCGGACCGGCTGCTCCTCAACCGGTACTATTGCAGGTCGGACCGGCGCAGACAAGCAAAATACGGGCGGCGGCGACGCTCAGAAGGCCAGAATCGCCATGGTGCCCAGAACGTAGGTATCCTGCCAGCCCCAGTCCTTCTCGGTGGCGTCCCACATGAAATAGAAATCGCCGCCCAGGGTCTCCAGCCCCAGAATCCGGCCCAGGGTCAGACCGGCATAAGCGCGGTTGCGGTAGATGCCTTCCTGCTCCTGTTCGAAGAAAAATTCTTCGGCCAGGTAGAACCCGAGCTTCCAGGCGCTGAGCGTCCAGGGAAGGGCGACGGTGGTCTTGTTGCGGAAGCGCCAGAGGTCGTCCCCGGTTTCGCGGCTGCGGTAGGCCACCCGCGAACGGTTCTTGACTTTCCAGCCTTCCCAGTCGGTTTTCAGGGTCAGCTCCAGGTAGGGACGGTCTTCCTGCAGCCAGCCCGAGGCGGATTTGCTGAAGACGAACCGGCAGCCGCCGCCCAGGACCAGCCAGTCCAGCGCGGTCCAGGAGAGCGACGGCTGGGTGTACTGTTCGTAGACCTCCCCGTCGTCGTTGCTGTAGTACGCCGTCTCCTCCACGGCGGCTTTGACGGAATCCGCCAGGTTACCCGCCGCCACCCCGCCGAACCATATCTGCCAGTCTCCGTCGTCGGCCGCGGCGGCGTTCAGGGCCGGAACCAGCAGCAGTATCCCCACGAAAACGCGCTTGCTCATATCCGTTCTCCTTCCCCGCGGGCGGGATCAGATTCCGAAGATCTTCCAGGCCTGGGCCTGGTAGAGGGCCCAGACGCCCAGGACGGTGACGAGCACTCCGATGATGGGCCGGAGCTTCTCGTTGGCGACCCGCTTGGTGATCTTGGCCCCGAACGGGGCCGCCACGATCGCCCCCAGGGTGAGGGGAAGGACCATCTTGGGAATGACCATGGAGATGCCGGCTACGGTGAAGGACCAGATGGCTTCGGCGGGAATGCCGGCGGCCTGGCCGGCCAGGCAGAAGGCGACGAAACCGGCGATACAGATGGGGGCCTCGGCGGCGGTGGTGCAGCCGATGGCGCTCTTATGGTCGTTGCCGGCGATGATCTGCCCCGAGGTCACCACCGGTCCGAAACCTCCCCCGGAGATCCCCTTGTTGAAGGAACTGATCACTCCCACTCCCACCATCTTCCGCCAGGAAAAGCGGAAACTGAACCGGGAGAGGAGAATCACGCCCATGACCAGGACCAGAACGCCGATATAGACCTTGAGATAGAGCTTGGGCAGGCCCACCGCGACCAGAGCGCCGAAAACGACCGCCACCAACCCCAGGACGGTGATCATGAAAACGACCTTGGAATCCCGGGACGTCCGGGTGAAGGTGACGTTGCCCTCCTCGTGGTGGAAGACCGAAGCGGCGAAGCCGCCGAAGGCCTGCGAGAGGAGCAGGGCGGGGATGGCGGCGATGGGGTGGAACCCGAAACTGATCAGCAGGGGGGAAAGGATGGTCCCGTACCCCATCCCCATCGAGGCGTCCAGCGTCTCCGCCAGAAACGCCAGAACCGCGATATAGACAAATTCCATGGTGCTACCCTCCTTGATGCCGGCTTTCGCCGTTTTTCCGGCAACGGGTCTCCGGGCCCCCGGACACTCCGATTGCACTACTATAACACTCCTATAAGTATATAATGGAGGGTGCGAACCGGAAGCGCAAGTAAAAAATCAAAAAATCGGCGCGCCGACGCGCCCGGGAAAGCAAACGGCCTTCCCGCCCCCCTCGGGGGCGGGAAGGCCGTTTTCGACCTACGCGGGCGTCAGCGGGTGACCGGGATGTCCCCGGAAGCCCCGAAGTAGCCCCGGGTCACGCCCCGGACCGCCCAGAGGCCCAGGTAACTGCGGAAGAGACCGATATCG from bacterium includes these protein-coding regions:
- a CDS encoding CopG family transcriptional regulator, with amino-acid sequence MEREPKATIKIPRPLYNHLKSLIAGSGFDSVTDFVVYVLRDIASAPAVPEISGRPYSPNELEAVKTKLRRLGYLD
- a CDS encoding sulfite exporter TauE/SafE family protein; protein product: MEFVYIAVLAFLAETLDASMGMGYGTILSPLLISFGFHPIAAIPALLLSQAFGGFAASVFHHEEGNVTFTRTSRDSKVVFMITVLGLVAVVFGALVAVGLPKLYLKVYIGVLVLVMGVILLSRFSFRFSWRKMVGVGVISSFNKGISGGGFGPVVTSGQIIAGNDHKSAIGCTTAAEAPICIAGFVAFCLAGQAAGIPAEAIWSFTVAGISMVIPKMVLPLTLGAIVAAPFGAKITKRVANEKLRPIIGVLVTVLGVWALYQAQAWKIFGI
- a CDS encoding DUF2490 domain-containing protein codes for the protein MSKRVFVGILLLVPALNAAAADDGDWQIWFGGVAAGNLADSVKAAVEETAYYSNDDGEVYEQYTQPSLSWTALDWLVLGGGCRFVFSKSASGWLQEDRPYLELTLKTDWEGWKVKNRSRVAYRSRETGDDLWRFRNKTTVALPWTLSAWKLGFYLAEEFFFEQEQEGIYRNRAYAGLTLGRILGLETLGGDFYFMWDATEKDWGWQDTYVLGTMAILAF